In Devosia beringensis, a single window of DNA contains:
- the ctaD gene encoding cytochrome c oxidase subunit I yields MTDTAHLQAHATGHDAAHDNHTPTGWRRWVYSTNHKDIGVMYLVFAIITGVIGGLLSGVMRMELQEPGIQIFHGLAAMVYGVDGDAAIDAGKHMYNVFTTAHALIMVFFVVMPATMGGFANYFAPLMIGAPDTAFPRINNIAFWLLPPAFILLLMSLFFEGTGPGALGFGGGWTIYPPLSTTGHPGPAMDFAILSLHVAGVSSILGAINLITTIFNMRAPGMTLHKMPLFAWSVLVTAFLLLLALPVLAGAITMLLTDRNFGTAFFKPAEGGDPILFQHLFWFFGHPEVYIMILPGFGIISHIVSTFSRKPIFGYMAMAYAMVAIGFVGFVVWAHHMYTTGLSLDVQRYFVAATMVIAVPTGVKIFSWIATMWGGSITFKSPMLWAIGFIFLFTVGGVTGVVLANAGADRALHDTYYVVAHFHYVLSLGAVFSIFAAWYYWYPKMFGYMYNETLAAAHFWIMFVGVNLIFFPQHFLGLAGMPRRYIDYPDAFGFFNRISSIGYYITFVAMAIFFYATWEAFKKKRPAGDSPWGDGATTLEWTLSSPPPFHQFTTLPKIESTNAH; encoded by the coding sequence ATGACTGACACCGCTCACCTCCAGGCCCACGCCACCGGACACGACGCCGCCCACGACAATCACACGCCGACCGGCTGGCGCCGCTGGGTCTACTCGACCAACCACAAGGACATCGGCGTGATGTACCTGGTGTTTGCCATCATCACCGGCGTGATCGGCGGGCTGCTGTCCGGCGTCATGCGCATGGAGCTGCAGGAGCCCGGCATCCAAATTTTCCACGGCCTTGCCGCCATGGTCTATGGCGTTGACGGCGACGCGGCGATCGACGCGGGCAAGCACATGTACAATGTGTTCACCACCGCCCATGCCCTGATCATGGTGTTCTTCGTGGTCATGCCGGCCACCATGGGTGGCTTTGCCAACTATTTCGCCCCGCTGATGATCGGCGCGCCCGACACGGCTTTCCCGCGCATCAACAACATCGCCTTCTGGCTTCTGCCACCGGCATTCATCCTGCTGCTGATGAGCCTGTTCTTTGAAGGCACCGGCCCGGGTGCGCTCGGCTTTGGTGGCGGCTGGACCATCTATCCGCCGCTCTCGACCACCGGCCATCCCGGCCCGGCCATGGATTTTGCCATCCTCTCGCTGCACGTGGCGGGCGTGAGTTCGATCCTGGGCGCGATCAATCTGATCACCACCATTTTCAACATGCGTGCCCCCGGCATGACGCTGCACAAGATGCCGCTGTTTGCCTGGTCCGTGCTGGTCACCGCCTTCCTGCTGCTGCTGGCTCTGCCCGTGCTGGCCGGCGCCATCACCATGCTGCTGACCGACCGCAATTTCGGCACAGCCTTCTTCAAGCCTGCCGAGGGCGGCGATCCGATCCTGTTCCAGCACCTGTTCTGGTTCTTCGGCCATCCCGAAGTGTACATCATGATCCTGCCGGGCTTCGGCATCATCAGCCACATCGTCTCCACCTTCAGCCGCAAGCCGATCTTCGGCTACATGGCTATGGCCTATGCCATGGTCGCCATCGGCTTCGTCGGCTTCGTGGTGTGGGCGCATCACATGTACACCACCGGCCTCAGCCTTGACGTGCAGCGCTACTTTGTGGCCGCCACGATGGTCATCGCGGTGCCCACCGGCGTCAAGATCTTCAGCTGGATCGCCACCATGTGGGGCGGCTCGATCACCTTCAAGTCGCCCATGCTCTGGGCCATCGGCTTCATCTTCCTGTTCACCGTTGGTGGTGTGACCGGCGTGGTGCTGGCCAATGCCGGTGCCGACCGTGCCCTGCACGACACCTATTATGTGGTCGCCCACTTCCACTATGTGCTGTCGCTGGGTGCCGTGTTTTCGATCTTCGCGGCCTGGTACTACTGGTACCCCAAGATGTTCGGCTACATGTACAACGAGACCCTGGCCGCGGCGCATTTCTGGATCATGTTTGTCGGCGTGAACCTGATCTTCTTCCCGCAGCATTTCCTCGGCCTGGCCGGCATGCCGCGCCGCTACATCGACTATCCGGACGCCTTTGGCTTCTTTAACCGCATCTCCTCGATCGGCTACTACATAACCTTCGTGGCCATGGCGATCTTCTTCTATGCCACCTGGGAAGCCTTCAAGAAGAAGCGGCCCGCCGGTGACAGCCCATGGGGCGATGGCGCAACGACGCTGGAATGGACCCTGTCCAGCCCGCCACCGTTCCACCAGTTCACCACGCTGCCCAAGATCGAATCGACCAACGCGCATTGA
- the coxB gene encoding cytochrome c oxidase subunit II: MTGQFLRKMGAAAAAAMALAPALAVAQDAPLEATGHPLPGQYHLQRSVTPIMDSIVSFHDGILLWTISLIVVLVLVLLVWIVIRFNAKRNPVPAGFTHNTMVEIAWTVLPIVVLIVIAIPSFGVLSDQLTTPDGERKYLGSNIFSFGEVEVPAPELTVKATGQQWYWDYQYVDQGVEFSSLILGAPGDNYEQTEKPNQPRLLAVDNELVVPVDTTVRLQVTADPLGVIHAFAVPSFGIKIDAVPGRLNETWFNSRETGIFYGQCSELCGKDHAFMPIAVRVVTKAEFATYIAAFEGGDYAAANATLAAVQ; this comes from the coding sequence GTGACCGGTCAGTTCTTGAGAAAGATGGGCGCTGCTGCAGCGGCCGCAATGGCGCTGGCCCCGGCTCTTGCTGTGGCCCAGGATGCTCCGCTGGAAGCCACCGGCCATCCGCTGCCCGGGCAGTATCACCTGCAGCGCTCGGTTACCCCGATCATGGACTCCATCGTCAGCTTTCACGACGGCATCCTGCTGTGGACCATCAGCCTGATCGTCGTCCTCGTGCTGGTGCTGCTGGTGTGGATCGTCATCCGCTTCAACGCCAAGCGCAATCCGGTCCCGGCCGGCTTCACCCACAATACCATGGTCGAGATCGCCTGGACGGTGCTGCCCATCGTCGTGCTGATCGTTATCGCCATTCCCTCCTTCGGCGTGCTGTCCGACCAGCTGACCACACCTGATGGCGAGCGCAAGTATCTCGGCTCCAACATCTTCTCCTTCGGCGAAGTCGAGGTTCCGGCCCCCGAACTTACCGTCAAGGCCACCGGCCAGCAGTGGTACTGGGACTATCAGTATGTCGATCAGGGCGTCGAGTTCTCCTCGCTGATCCTGGGTGCGCCCGGTGACAACTACGAACAGACCGAAAAGCCGAACCAGCCGCGCCTGCTGGCCGTCGACAACGAACTCGTCGTTCCCGTCGACACCACGGTACGCCTGCAGGTTACCGCCGATCCGCTGGGCGTGATCCATGCCTTTGCCGTCCCATCCTTCGGCATCAAGATCGATGCCGTCCCCGGCCGGCTCAACGAAACCTGGTTCAATTCGCGCGAAACCGGCATTTTTTATGGCCAGTGCTCCGAGCTCTGCGGCAAGGACCATGCCTTCATGCCCATCGCCGTCCGCGTCGTGACCAAAGCAGAATTTGCCACCTACATCGCGGCGTTTGAGGGTGGCGACTATGCTGCCGCCAATGCCACGCTGGCCGCAGTGCAGTAG